Genomic segment of Eupeodes corollae chromosome 2, idEupCoro1.1, whole genome shotgun sequence:
ATTAAATAATATGTATGtcgaatttttatcaaaaaatgtgaaaaaaacagttttcaagCAATGTTAAATTTCAGTGGGTACTCTGTATCAAACTTTGTCATTTGATGccatttaagttatataaatacaaataccgTAGAAGAATTTAAGTGTTTTTGCAAAAGATTCCACTTTAATATTCGCACTACACCACATATTGTAATCAGCTTTAAAGTGGATTTAAATATAATGCAGAAACTAGAGGGAGGCAGATATAGGTCGCAATCCAAACGTGGGAGAgagaatttattattgtttgtatttCCAATAAAATACTATAACTTTTTGGCAGAACAGTGTTGACTTCTTCTTAACAGTCCTACACGAAAgtgtaaaatcaaaataacataAAAGCTGTACAAGTAGTAAGAAATCtggaaatataatataaacaagtaCGTCACTGGTGTAAAAAAATCgttggaattaaaaataaaatttaaaaaaaaagtgtgacGAACCACAAACTGCCTAACTGAAGCAGACTAAGATGCTATAATAAAGATGGTCATGTATgtcttcaatataattttgacttctgCATTGCTCGAGTATCCTATTATTCAGATACGAACATCTTTATTTGAAAGACAACAATTTTATATGTCACGTCTAATTTTTGATTTGCAGGAACCAAATGCAGATAAATGTAAATCAACCATTTCTATGATATAAATACGCGTCTATCACAAGTGGTTATTGTGTACGAGGTAAGGCAGGCAGTCATTGACCTAcaatacatggactgctagtagccaacttcacgatggttccacttttaacggacaaaacactagcgcaaagagggctagcggaaaaaatttgcaacatttacatttaatactCACAGCCACTGCTGTCGTTCTTGCTACTCTACTACCCACGGACGAAAAGTACTCcccaaaataaaacggaaaagaaatttgtatttggtataaaaaccaaaatttaaaattcgtcGGTTCTTTAATCAACAGAACAGCAGAAAGAAAAATTTCCGATGTTagccttataaaagataaaaaaagaaattcaatcacttcttaaaaacaatttcaccgaaaaatgggagccatcaattgtgtgaaattggaacacaaatcagtggaacgattagttgcacttttgaacataaagtatcagctgttcattaaaatgaaacataaagttgtagagaacaaaaaatttgtttgatttccgaTGGAtgagtatataattttcattttcaatcaaaggaaaacaccgtcaaatattgattcaaatttttttgcggatcgatttcaatgatagctataattggcccttaatattgttaaatgaaaatatgaaacatcgaatttacaataatgaatttaatttattctttaatattcaaacatgtatgttgatgttaaatataatttcaatagTCAATTTATTTATCTGTTTTCGGAACATTAACCTTCGCAGTAGGCCAATTAACTTCGAATTtggacattattatttttagtttttaattttgtttatgggCCAAGCatgtatttgttgttttttttactcctcaatttaagaaaatactccccaaaattatagaaaaatactactattgaattttttaaaacgacagCACTACTCACAGCGCAAAGCCTGCTTCTGCTTCATTTTgcacgaactgtcaaaatttttcaataacatacaaaaaaaacatggcatcctttgtcttcaacaaattatactaaactaaatacaaacagatgtcgctaaatattttataccttttttgCCACTGCGACTGaaagggctagtgtagctaatttgGGGTGGgaccatttttattcaaattttgtaaggaAAATTCACATCACTAgtagtccatgtatagtatgtcagtGCAGGCAGTACCCAAAAAGATTTCACTATTCTTGAACATTTCTCTTACAATTTGTCGTGGTGAAATGTAAGAGAACTAATAAAACAACTGTCACTTCGTTTTTATTTACGATCGGCTTGAACTAAAGttgaaatatcgacttcaaaataaacagaaaatagctgagttcaaaatttgttgaatttataTCTCCGGTCGTTTCAGCAACAACACATTAATATCTTCCTGATTTAACTTAAATTGATGATATATTTAATTGATGTATGTATAAGTAACGGAgattaaacaatttgaaaaaattcataaaaatactcacctcaaacatcaatttttcaacTCAGTTCAGTGGACGAACAAAGTTGTTGAAACACAGTTCAAACTCCTTATAATCCAGCCCATAATACATCAAAACAAtttgatgaaattaatttttgtggcaaaaaataaacattgtgATGGGAAAATGTATTTGTACAATTCCAagaaatataaatcaaattaatttctaaatggaatgagatattttaataactatATTCTATAGAGATTGGTTAAAGAGAAATTCACCTGATGTAAGCCATGGACGATGGTCAATTAGAAAGGTACTTGGGTtgaatttaacacaattttaaataacatctaaaaaactcaacaaaaaatgctttttcAGTCTGGCTATCAAAGAAATAATTGAGGAACTCGAACACAAGAAGCAAGTGGAGTTAGCAAGTCAACATCCTCGAGAAAGGAAAATTCGTCCCAATAGTCGTTTTTTAGGTAGAACCATTGTTTCGGTCTTGCAACACAACAATCGCAGAAATGCTGAAGAAAAACGTAACTCATCTAGAAAACTTCGAGAGCTCAACAAAAGCAGAAGAAGACCCAGATCCAGGTCCAGAAGTAGAGAACCAAGAAGAGTTCGGAAGAAGCATCCAGAATACCAAAACAGAACTGACCAATGCGATTACTATCCAGGAACAGATGAAGTAATTGATCAAATACCCGCCGGGATTCATTTGGATTTGGCTACAATTTTTCTGAATAATTTCAATAACCTAATATTGAATAAGGCTCGAGAAGAAGctcctaaaaaacaaaaaaaagcgaaacaaaagaaaaataaacttcataCAATAGATttgacgaagaaaaagaaaaataagaagaagaaacgTACCAACAAATCCTCAAAAAAAACCGTGAAATCAAAGAAACGAGGACGAACGAAAAAAGGTAGCCGTAGAAGACGAAGCAGTTCAtcttcctcatcatcatcatcttcatcgtcgtcatcCCCATCCAGTAGTAGTGATATCAGTTTAAGCACAATTTGTGATAGTTATAGTGAATGTTCCGGCAATGAGGGTAGTAGATCATCAGCACTTATGATTGACCTAACTTAAAACTACTATTTTTATCTTACCCACctaaataaattacattaacTTTGTTTCTAACAGGATTAGCTACATAGTTTTctattaaagtgttttttttattaactttccataggaagttattgtaatgggtccgatttgtcaaattgaaaattttgacatttctcgacgtttcaatgcccctagagtcgaaataaaggatttttagaaagatgtctgtgggtgcgtgtgtacgtacgttcgcgacgtttttttcgtcgtccatagctcaagaaccgaagagatatcgatttcaaataaattttgttatacagataatgaggcagaaagggttctcaagaaaattgcgtgggtggtttttttttaccatagcagtttgaaaaaaagtaaacattttggttaaccctaaaaaccttacgaaccaaaaacgctagagacttgaattaaattttatataatatattgtaacgtcatatcaaagaagtatattttttgaaaataatccattcaacgtttttttttataaataaaaaaaaactgacaaaaaaacatttgtcacctccaaaattttatgactaaaatatgattttatccccaaaacaattttgtgcaacaaaaaataatgtttttgacatctgataaaattttgagaaaaatcaaattgacagtttttttttataaaaaataaaaatctaaaaaaaacattacttaaagttgataaaaattgaatatcaattcaaatatcttttcaaaaacttgaacttaaggcttcaaactaattttatgttataagaaatattgttttcaacattctgaaaaatgttgagaagaatcgaattgacagtttttttacaaaaaataaattaattaaagttggtaaaaattgattttcgacccaaaaatatcttttcaaaactttgagatattggctttaatttacttttatcttttaaaaatattgttgttaacattcagtaaaatttttaaagaaaaactaattgacagtttttgtacaaaaaattaaaaacctaaaaaaaaattatcaaaagttggtaaaaattgattttcgactcaaatatcttttcaaaaatttaaaatattggcttcaaactaattttatcttatgagaaatattgttttcaacattagataacattttgaaaaaaatcgaattggcagtttttttacaaaaaataaaactctaaaaaaaaacaatactaaaacttggtaaaaatttactttcgactcaaatagcttttcaaaaattaaaaatattggcttcaaacttatttcacagaaaatattgttttcgatattcagtaacttttatataaaaatccaacagtccgtttttttcagaaaaaattaaatctacaaaatttggtaaaaattaatataggtataggcaaacttttatgcaagacaaatcgacagaagggatgggaagttatcagtgtgggtcgcatcccagcctcttttttaatatataaattacgTAATGCGACACTACTTCCACTTTCCACCAACAAGTTTTTCTTACactatttaaaagctttaacaCTGTTATGCCTATACAATGACCATTGAAGTATTCTGCATATAAACAATTATATTATGTTATTTTGTGCGGtaataaatattgcaaaataactaaaattgcGCTACACTTAATGTGACGCAAAGCAATAAATTAGAGGTCACGCTAACTTCCAGAATTCCAAGTAGTAAGTCAAAGCTTAGTAATGCACTTTGGAAGTCGAGAAGGTCGAGGGAGGCCTCTAGAAACTAGTGAGTCAATTTGTAGCAACGGAAAGTTGCTGGtgtttttaaatctaataaGCAAGGAAGTATTTACATGGGTGATTTATGATTCCGTTTGAATAGAAAGGGAATATAAAACGCAGAcattaaaaaaacctttaacaaGTGGCTTGGTAATGTtgagcaaataaaaataaatttcccaAATAACAAGCAATTGTGGCGCAAACAAAGTGGCAAACGAAATCAAAAACAGCTGGCTAAGACCGGAGTTGACTAAGAGAAATTTGTTGGTACAGCGCATGATCTATTTTAAAACGTAAAGACACTTACATTAAGTAAGGCATTACAAACATATATGTagttgaaattttaacaaaagcatTTCGATATTGCTTATATCACATTATAATCTTTTcaatattcttatttttgtaaaaaagtaaacaGCCATTTTCTCAATAGAGGAATAATAAAAATGCTCAATGCGTGTTCTTTTAAATATCGAACGCTAATACAATATCCAATTTATGCGTTTAACGTTAGTGCGTTGGCAAAACGAATTTGACTTGAAGTCACAAACAAACGTGTATCTGAAATTCGTCTACCCCTTTCATTAacgcaaatatatttttctcacAATGAAGAATTATTTACGGAAATCGATAACTTACATTATCCAATAACGTGCGTATTGATGTACGTCTACTAAAAAAcggcaaaattgtttttatttaaattttcaggcagaatttaaattaatttaatgtaaaaattataGTTTCTTAAGCacacaaaaaactattttatttaatactgGTTAAGATTTCAAACCTTTAATGGTTTCCCTTCACTTTTAAATTGTCTTCAATTTAAACGACAATTAGCATCAGACCAGCAGAATTGGCACTCCCACTCTATATATATCGTCCAATCGACAAGATCCTGGAAACACTCAATTTTcggcttaaaaaatatcttgatgTCAAGCAATATGGCTTAATAGATCGACTCATGGTTTGCATCATAGTACagtgaattaatttttacatcatttaaaaaaaacaagattattgcgatgattttcaaaGGCATTAAACTCTTATCGTGCATTTGGTTTCGATCTATCTCTACTTTGTtcgattagaaattacctttcggaccattcaatacaaataatattggaccgattcaaatctgatatacataaaataaacgctggtgtgccccaaggcttcgtt
This window contains:
- the LOC129946012 gene encoding NKAP family protein CG6066-like, encoding MDDGQLESLAIKEIIEELEHKKQVELASQHPRERKIRPNSRFLGRTIVSVLQHNNRRNAEEKRNSSRKLRELNKSRRRPRSRSRSREPRRVRKKHPEYQNRTDQCDYYPGTDEVIDQIPAGIHLDLATIFLNNFNNLILNKAREEAPKKQKKAKQKKNKLHTIDLTKKKKNKKKKRTNKSSKKTVKSKKRGRTKKGSRRRRSSSSSSSSSSSSSSSPSSSSDISLSTICDSYSECSGNEGSRSSALMIDLT